A genome region from Eschrichtius robustus isolate mEscRob2 chromosome 4, mEscRob2.pri, whole genome shotgun sequence includes the following:
- the DCAF16 gene encoding DDB1- and CUL4-associated factor 16 — MGPRNPSPDPLSESESEEEENANYLNESSGEEWDSSEEEDPVVPNLTPLESLAWQVKCLLKYSTTWKPLNPNSWLYHAKLLDASTPVHILREIGLRLSHCSHCVPKLEPIPEWPPLASCGVPPFQKPLMSPSRLSRDHATLNGALQFATKQLSRTLSRATPIPEYLKQIPNSCVSGCCCGWLTKTVKETTRTEPINTTYSYTDFQKAVNKLLTASL, encoded by the coding sequence ATGGGTCCTAGAAATCCCTCTCCTGACCCCTTATCAGAATCAGaaagtgaggaagaagaaaatgctaACTACCTAAATGAGAGTTCTGGGGAAGAGTGGGATTCCTCTGAAGAAGAGGACCCTGTGGTGCCCAACCTAACACCTCTTGAGAGTCTTGCCTGGCAGGTTAAgtgccttttaaaatattctacaaCTTGGAAACCTTTAAATCCTAATTCCTGGTTGTATCATGCTAAACTCTTGGATGCTAGCACACCAGTCCATATACTTCGAGAGATAGGACTAAGACTCTCCCATTGCTCCCATTGTGTACCCAAACTGGAACCAATTCCTGAATGGCCTCCTCTAGCTTCTTGTGGAGTACCACCTTTTCAAAAGCCCCTTATGAGTCCCAGCCGGCTTTCTAGAGATCATGCCACTCTAAATGGGGCACTGCAGTTTGCCACCAAACAGTTAAGCCGAACATTGAGTAGAGCCACTCCCATACCTGAGTACCTAAAACAAATTCCTAATTCTTGTGTTTCTGGTTGTTGCTGTGGCTGGTTAACTAAAACAGTTAAGGAAACAACCCGCACTGAACCCATCAACACTACTTACTCCTACACTGACTTCCAAAAGGCAGTTAACAAACTCCTAACTGCATCACTATAA